A window of the Verminephrobacter eiseniae EF01-2 genome harbors these coding sequences:
- a CDS encoding ISAs1 family transposase, giving the protein MGGLVIAIDGKSLRGAARPACGLRALHQVSAYAAEYGLTLGQLACQEKSNEITAIGELLPTLAPEGAVVTIDAIGCQSAIAEQIVDGGGDYVLAVKDNQPHLAHALRDFFGTLDAPGDPVRQTCVHETLDKGHGRIETRRCTAVGDLDWLATLGLKERWKKH; this is encoded by the coding sequence GTGGGTGGCCTGGTCATCGCCATCGATGGCAAGAGTCTGCGCGGGGCGGCACGTCCGGCCTGCGGGTTGCGCGCACTGCATCAGGTATCGGCCTACGCCGCCGAATATGGCCTGACGCTGGGACAATTGGCCTGCCAAGAAAAGTCCAACGAAATCACGGCCATTGGCGAGTTGCTGCCAACGCTGGCGCCCGAGGGAGCGGTTGTCACCATCGATGCCATCGGCTGCCAGAGCGCGATTGCCGAGCAGATCGTGGACGGTGGTGGCGATTACGTGCTTGCCGTCAAGGACAACCAACCACATCTGGCCCACGCCTTGCGCGACTTCTTTGGCACGCTCGACGCGCCCGGCGACCCGGTCAGACAGACCTGCGTGCATGAAACGCTGGACAAGGGCCATGGCCGCATTGAAACCCGTCGCTGCACGGCGGTGGGCGATCTGGATTGGCTGGCTACCCTGGGGCTCAAGGAACGCTGGAAGAAGCATTGA
- a CDS encoding beta clamp domain-containing protein, producing the protein MKTTIGALKRAIKKVLKAVDCASCAIKVESGALSVIAMSAQASVKILVPAQGNAGDCCAVIGAKQAGAILGSVLDCTECTIEAIEQGAQLVFGGARIKLMRPAGANDGIDLFDAPADGDKRVVFETSGRDFAGLMAGPVQYAAKSDVRYYLVGVHATCDAGALRLTGSNGFMLCTAAGAIDASASMVDCIVPHTAADSIGAVFGADERITVCQLGKDANLRLLMHSETIQWNTALVAGKFPDFRRVMPGPKRIGQCKLSRDALSAAVSRVLAASGDVFVALHLTRKGLEVRSVDGEQCEVFATDTSVDKDVRVTVTGQLLVQAIDALETPAVQLSLDGKDQHAKIVLNPVEGTVKDWLGFLMQAKV; encoded by the coding sequence ATGAAAACCACTATTGGCGCACTCAAAAGGGCCATCAAGAAGGTATTGAAAGCTGTCGATTGCGCCTCTTGCGCGATCAAGGTCGAAAGCGGTGCACTGTCCGTGATTGCCATGTCGGCGCAGGCTAGCGTGAAGATCCTCGTGCCTGCCCAAGGCAATGCCGGGGATTGCTGCGCAGTCATCGGCGCCAAACAGGCCGGGGCCATCCTCGGCAGCGTTCTCGATTGCACCGAGTGCACGATCGAGGCCATCGAGCAGGGCGCGCAACTCGTGTTCGGCGGCGCCAGGATCAAGCTGATGCGGCCCGCTGGCGCAAACGATGGCATCGACCTGTTCGATGCCCCAGCCGATGGCGACAAGCGCGTGGTGTTCGAGACCAGCGGCCGGGACTTCGCGGGCCTGATGGCGGGGCCTGTCCAGTACGCCGCGAAGTCGGATGTGCGCTACTACCTGGTGGGCGTTCATGCGACATGCGATGCGGGTGCGCTGCGCCTGACCGGTAGCAATGGCTTCATGCTCTGCACCGCCGCCGGCGCCATCGACGCGAGCGCGTCCATGGTGGACTGCATCGTGCCCCATACCGCAGCCGACAGCATCGGCGCAGTCTTCGGGGCGGATGAACGAATCACCGTGTGCCAGCTCGGCAAGGACGCCAACCTGAGGCTGCTCATGCACAGCGAGACGATCCAGTGGAACACGGCGCTGGTGGCTGGAAAGTTTCCCGACTTCCGTCGCGTCATGCCCGGCCCGAAGCGCATCGGGCAGTGCAAGCTGTCTCGCGATGCCCTCTCCGCTGCGGTCAGCCGTGTGCTTGCCGCTTCGGGCGATGTGTTTGTGGCGCTGCATTTGACTCGCAAAGGCTTGGAGGTGCGCTCGGTCGATGGCGAGCAGTGCGAGGTTTTTGCCACAGACACGAGCGTTGACAAGGATGTCCGCGTCACTGTCACGGGCCAGCTTTTGGTGCAGGCCATCGATGCGCTCGAAACGCCTGCGGTGCAACTGTCCCTCGATGGCAAGGACCAGCACGCCAAGATCGTGCTCAACCCCGTCGAAGGTACCGTCAAGGACTGGCTGGGCTTTCTGATGCAGGCGAAGGTCTGA
- a CDS encoding S8 family peptidase, whose product MSQTNFLIGRGELLTHDIVGPRRMPGKAEVYTFAQARERMVPQFRSAAKALDELPADACPGDFAVARLMMNPSFIARSYFPTGLLRSTGLESIGSRTVKVKPQAWTRKGQPQETTTTELFVAGKRQAFRKLSQWTETIDAQSDEGEDLTHIEQFAAFAAAERIVNLGGPKDRFFEVGLHLLPDEDPGLIQRAFVKFARREEVKVHTEVDFVAGNLWFVPVEGKPREVERLAGFAFVRVIRPVPKLRGIRPLQRSGGPSVGCSLPTEQALSSEPRVAILDGGLPKHHPIGPWLHLYRKLDEDAADDPDGPEHGLGVTSAVLFGPIQPNGMAGRPFAPVDHLRVLDQDSSGEDPLELYRTLGLIEQVLLSRSYEFINLSLGPDLEVEDQEVHAWTSVIDELLSDGDTLMTVAVGNNGERDRELGYSRVQVPSDCVNALSVGAADDTGTGWARAPYSAIGPGRSPGVVKPDLMAFGGNPASKYFHVLAPNARPVLTPQLGTSFAAPYLLRSAIGIRAILGGNLTPLAIKALLVHAADPGEHDPIEVGWGKIPEDTLDIITCPDGVARVVYQGELKPSKYLRASLPLPKEGLTGNVRMKATFCYASPTDPQDAAAYTKAGLEVVFRPNDEKIKDGKSNADTKGFFDLKKFATEQERRSDQGKWETVLHGAKTFRGSSLKNPVFDIHYNARDGGGRATGPEKIRYALILSVEAPKHADLYNEILRTYAKTLVPIQPQVSLPIRIR is encoded by the coding sequence ATGAGCCAAACCAATTTCCTGATCGGTCGTGGCGAACTGCTGACCCATGACATCGTCGGCCCGAGACGCATGCCCGGCAAGGCCGAGGTTTACACCTTCGCGCAGGCGCGGGAACGAATGGTTCCTCAGTTTCGAAGTGCCGCCAAGGCGCTGGACGAACTGCCTGCTGATGCCTGTCCGGGCGACTTCGCAGTGGCCCGGCTGATGATGAACCCCAGTTTCATCGCTCGTTCCTACTTCCCGACCGGGCTGTTGCGCAGTACGGGGCTGGAGTCCATCGGCAGCCGCACCGTCAAGGTCAAGCCGCAGGCCTGGACCCGCAAGGGGCAGCCGCAGGAGACCACAACGACCGAGCTGTTCGTCGCCGGCAAGCGCCAAGCCTTCCGTAAGCTCTCGCAGTGGACGGAAACCATCGACGCGCAGTCCGACGAGGGCGAAGACCTGACCCACATCGAACAGTTTGCCGCGTTCGCGGCGGCCGAGCGCATCGTGAACCTGGGCGGCCCAAAGGATCGCTTCTTCGAGGTGGGCTTGCATTTGTTGCCGGACGAAGATCCTGGCCTGATCCAGAGGGCCTTCGTGAAGTTTGCCAGGCGGGAGGAGGTCAAGGTCCACACTGAAGTCGACTTCGTCGCAGGCAACCTGTGGTTTGTGCCGGTCGAGGGCAAGCCGCGCGAAGTCGAGAGGCTGGCCGGCTTCGCCTTCGTCCGGGTGATCCGGCCGGTGCCCAAGCTGCGCGGCATTCGCCCGTTGCAACGCAGCGGCGGCCCCTCGGTGGGGTGCAGCCTTCCCACCGAGCAGGCCCTGTCGTCCGAGCCTCGAGTCGCCATCCTGGACGGCGGCCTCCCAAAGCACCACCCCATCGGTCCCTGGCTGCACTTATACCGCAAGCTCGACGAAGATGCCGCCGATGACCCGGACGGCCCGGAGCACGGTCTGGGCGTGACATCGGCCGTGCTGTTCGGCCCGATCCAGCCCAACGGGATGGCCGGCAGGCCTTTCGCACCGGTGGACCATTTGCGCGTGCTCGACCAAGATTCGAGCGGCGAAGACCCGCTGGAGTTGTATCGCACGCTCGGTCTCATCGAACAGGTTCTGCTGTCGCGATCCTATGAGTTCATCAACCTGAGCTTGGGGCCGGACCTGGAGGTTGAGGATCAGGAAGTTCATGCTTGGACATCCGTCATCGACGAACTGCTCAGCGACGGCGACACGCTCATGACCGTGGCTGTGGGCAATAACGGAGAACGCGACCGCGAACTTGGTTACAGCCGTGTGCAGGTTCCGTCGGACTGCGTGAATGCGCTCTCGGTCGGCGCAGCCGATGACACGGGCACGGGTTGGGCTCGCGCGCCCTACAGTGCGATCGGGCCAGGCCGCAGCCCCGGTGTCGTCAAGCCGGACCTGATGGCCTTCGGCGGCAACCCGGCGTCCAAATACTTCCACGTCCTGGCGCCGAACGCGAGGCCGGTGCTGACGCCCCAACTCGGCACCAGCTTTGCGGCGCCGTACCTGCTGCGCAGTGCTATCGGCATCCGTGCAATCCTGGGCGGCAACCTGACGCCTCTCGCCATCAAGGCCTTGCTGGTCCATGCGGCCGATCCCGGCGAGCATGATCCGATCGAAGTTGGCTGGGGCAAGATTCCCGAGGACACCCTGGACATCATCACCTGCCCGGATGGCGTGGCCCGGGTGGTCTATCAGGGCGAGCTCAAACCCAGCAAATACCTGCGCGCCAGCTTGCCGCTGCCGAAGGAGGGTCTGACGGGCAATGTTCGCATGAAGGCCACCTTCTGTTACGCATCTCCTACTGATCCGCAGGATGCCGCGGCCTACACCAAGGCCGGTCTCGAAGTTGTCTTCCGTCCCAACGACGAGAAGATCAAGGATGGCAAGAGCAACGCCGACACCAAGGGATTTTTCGACCTGAAGAAGTTCGCCACCGAGCAGGAGCGCCGCTCTGATCAGGGCAAGTGGGAAACCGTGCTGCACGGGGCCAAGACCTTCCGTGGTTCTAGCCTCAAGAACCCCGTATTCGACATTCACTACAACGCCCGCGACGGCGGCGGCCGGGCCACTGGTCCTGAGAAGATCCGCTACGCATTGATCCTCTCGGTCGAAGCCCCGAAGCACGCCGATCTCTACAACGAGATCCTGCGCACCTATGCCAAGACCCTCGTGCCGATCCAGCCGCAGGTGTCCTTGCCGATCCGCATCCGGTGA
- a CDS encoding DUF7146 domain-containing protein codes for MQGKIDFSRIDWQNVLAHLGVEARLIENPKRRGPCPIEQTGSTRFRFDNKDGRGTWVCNCGAGDGVRLVALVNGIDDAEAARRIRQVIHGYPAYRQAPRQFVPAGKKTPEAIEKARKGLDRVRSGSKPITAETPAWKYLCKRVRGLELGWLSKALRYHPHLKHVDEDLGGCVTYRTAIVCDVVDAFRRDRIVTIHRTYITADGEKAPVSAKQVKKVMTATVDKLCGEVIAVNTAGTKFVIIAEGLEAALAWVAATQNRYTVFAALNCFNMSQFQWPGGTEAILVAADNDPPNPRSGVCTGQHYGAILKDRAIEAGLRARMLPSPVVGVDFDDLWNEGNTEMFDLRRLAMASNEHCGVASVA; via the coding sequence ATGCAAGGCAAAATTGATTTTTCGAGAATCGATTGGCAAAACGTGCTTGCCCATTTGGGCGTTGAAGCGCGTTTGATTGAAAACCCGAAGCGGCGCGGCCCTTGCCCGATCGAGCAGACCGGCTCGACCCGTTTCCGCTTCGACAACAAGGACGGTCGCGGCACCTGGGTCTGCAATTGCGGCGCTGGCGATGGTGTTCGTCTGGTGGCGCTGGTCAATGGAATCGACGATGCCGAGGCTGCAAGGCGGATCAGGCAGGTCATCCATGGCTATCCGGCATACCGCCAGGCGCCACGGCAATTCGTGCCTGCTGGCAAGAAGACGCCCGAGGCCATCGAAAAGGCGCGCAAGGGTCTTGACAGGGTGCGCTCGGGCAGCAAGCCAATCACCGCAGAGACACCGGCCTGGAAGTACCTGTGCAAGCGCGTGCGTGGCCTGGAACTGGGCTGGTTGTCGAAGGCGCTCCGGTACCATCCACACCTCAAGCATGTGGACGAGGACTTGGGCGGCTGCGTGACGTACCGGACTGCCATCGTCTGCGATGTGGTCGATGCCTTCCGGCGCGATCGCATCGTGACGATCCACCGGACCTACATCACGGCCGACGGCGAGAAGGCCCCTGTGTCTGCGAAGCAGGTCAAGAAGGTCATGACGGCCACCGTGGACAAGCTCTGCGGTGAGGTCATCGCGGTGAACACGGCAGGCACGAAGTTCGTGATCATCGCCGAAGGCTTGGAGGCTGCGCTGGCATGGGTTGCGGCAACGCAAAACCGCTACACGGTCTTTGCGGCGCTCAACTGCTTCAACATGAGCCAGTTCCAATGGCCCGGGGGCACCGAGGCGATTTTGGTCGCGGCGGACAACGATCCACCGAATCCAAGGTCGGGCGTCTGCACGGGGCAGCACTACGGCGCCATCCTCAAGGATCGGGCCATCGAGGCGGGTCTGCGGGCGCGCATGTTGCCCTCGCCTGTGGTGGGCGTCGACTTCGATGACTTGTGGAATGAAGGCAATACCGAGATGTTTGATCTGCGCCGCCTTGCGATGGCGTCGAATGAGCATTGCGGTGTTGCCTCGGTTGCATGA
- a CDS encoding metallophosphoesterase family protein — MKQIRLAHMSDLHYSPGNLEESDRCLTAAVTGAIEAKVQCAIITGDSTDHALEAHQPAVRALARQVQRLADHCPVLMLQGTLSHEPPGFLRMLSMLASRHPITIAERVGSFGLRLDGKAIEPVQAQAQYAVVFHTLPTLNKADIAAMGKGTMDESPHVLARRVVADVLESWAAVNRKLRASGIPSMVLGHGTVFDSVSEHGVPMAGTDHELGLGSLFASEAVAVALGHIHKQQQWRESIHGVEQIVAYAGSIGRFHHGEQGDKFWLEWVLQANAAQLVKHATPSKRTVDLEFEGIPDLDCLRARARDCEGACVRVRYLVDEEQRQKVDRNAIREILQAAGAKDVQIEGKTAIVQRQRAAGISTVGLEQKLGIWCEATKTPGAQELQSRLATLLIDEPEQIAAGLLATLTSPETLAQAAPVAGTTPVRVKEYGSSGSSSVDDRQTLDMF; from the coding sequence ATGAAGCAAATCCGGCTCGCCCACATGAGCGATCTCCACTACTCGCCCGGCAACCTCGAAGAGTCCGACCGCTGCCTGACTGCTGCGGTCACGGGCGCCATCGAGGCCAAGGTGCAATGCGCCATCATCACCGGCGACAGCACGGATCACGCGCTCGAAGCGCACCAGCCAGCGGTTCGCGCTCTGGCCCGGCAGGTTCAGCGTCTGGCCGATCACTGCCCGGTGCTGATGCTGCAAGGCACACTCTCCCATGAGCCGCCCGGCTTCCTGCGCATGCTGTCCATGCTGGCCTCGCGCCATCCGATCACGATCGCCGAGCGTGTCGGCAGTTTCGGCCTGCGCCTGGACGGCAAGGCCATCGAACCGGTACAGGCGCAGGCGCAGTACGCCGTGGTGTTTCACACACTGCCGACGCTCAACAAGGCGGACATCGCCGCGATGGGCAAGGGCACGATGGATGAATCGCCCCATGTCCTGGCCCGCCGCGTCGTCGCCGATGTGCTGGAGTCCTGGGCTGCGGTGAATCGCAAGTTGCGCGCGTCCGGCATTCCATCGATGGTCCTGGGCCATGGCACGGTATTCGACTCGGTGAGCGAACATGGCGTTCCCATGGCAGGCACGGACCACGAGTTGGGCCTGGGCTCGCTGTTCGCATCCGAGGCGGTGGCAGTGGCCCTGGGGCACATCCACAAGCAGCAGCAGTGGCGCGAGAGCATCCATGGTGTCGAGCAGATCGTGGCCTACGCTGGCTCGATCGGTCGATTTCACCACGGTGAGCAAGGCGACAAGTTCTGGCTAGAGTGGGTGCTGCAAGCCAATGCGGCCCAACTCGTCAAGCACGCAACGCCGTCCAAGCGCACGGTCGATCTGGAGTTCGAGGGCATTCCTGACCTGGACTGCCTGCGTGCGCGCGCACGCGACTGCGAAGGCGCTTGCGTGCGTGTCCGCTACCTGGTGGACGAAGAGCAGCGCCAGAAGGTCGATCGCAATGCCATCCGGGAGATTCTGCAAGCGGCAGGCGCGAAGGACGTGCAGATCGAGGGCAAGACCGCGATCGTGCAGCGCCAACGCGCAGCGGGTATCTCGACCGTGGGCCTGGAGCAAAAGCTGGGCATCTGGTGCGAAGCCACCAAGACCCCGGGCGCGCAGGAGTTGCAGTCGCGGCTGGCAACGCTGCTGATCGATGAGCCCGAGCAGATCGCTGCCGGCCTGCTGGCGACATTGACATCGCCAGAGACGCTCGCACAGGCCGCGCCTGTTGCCGGCACAACCCCGGTGCGTGTCAAGGAATATGGCTCGTCCGGCTCGTCCAGCGTGGATGACCGGCAAACCCTGGACATGTTCTGA
- a CDS encoding AAA family ATPase: MRPLKIRLAGFAGIASGRAKEVVEIDFGAVDADAQIVALAGPNGAGKTTIMDNLHPYRVMPSRASSPTPGAFSFYDHLVNGDSGKDLDWEHEGIRYRSVLKFKTTAKTRKQEAFLFVLDGAQAVPWQDKATGLISDGKTDTYDRAIEAILGKPEVFFTAQFSAQGKQPIGKMTAGEVKTLLGQMLGMDKTAALGAKSQALVKELRPHLNIAHDTVARLQTQVGTEDAGHTIASLQANAQSTAQGRQALRKQRDEAIAAWGVAKREFQMQEQNRAARAALHKQIEEARAASVAKRSEIQQRHESESRKLREQLAQSNRAVQVAAGVEQDLVRRIADQELLASQAGQLAAAEGQWQALTARREPLQQSMAARQPAIDKLGGIRAAIAELQQELARTQSSGEHIAVALEKVKATAALLGEVPCQGSAMARQCKLLAQANRAAAEMQSVSVKLEDVRRAWKEGRASVKSKTAELDALLAQEAHAKKEGEELAGLERSIAQLTAQIAKKQYVDAAILELPALREKLRQAQAELASARGHVAPLQARLDTLAQSQAADLRAFDDAAAQEGKRLREQLDNLPQVLGQGDLQAAEDRVKDIDALDAQAKASEDRLAQAIRDEASKAERIAQARQDLNRAQAAVNAISAEIAWWTLLGKALGTDGIIAMEIDDAGPAIALLANQLLQDCYGGRFQISLQTQAKTAAGIRKEAFLIQVEDTHRGESKLLDAMSGGEKVWINECLVRAIALYMAQSADTKFETLFSDESDGSLDPERKRQFMQMKRAVLERGGYSQEYLITQTPQLLDMCDAVIDVGAI, translated from the coding sequence ATGAGGCCGCTGAAAATCAGACTTGCCGGTTTCGCCGGCATTGCCTCGGGGCGCGCAAAGGAGGTCGTGGAAATCGACTTCGGTGCGGTGGACGCCGACGCGCAAATCGTCGCCCTTGCCGGCCCCAACGGCGCGGGCAAGACGACGATCATGGACAACCTGCATCCGTACCGGGTGATGCCCTCACGCGCGTCGAGCCCGACGCCTGGCGCCTTCTCTTTCTACGATCACCTTGTGAACGGGGACAGCGGCAAGGACCTGGACTGGGAGCACGAAGGAATCAGGTACCGCTCGGTGCTGAAGTTCAAAACCACGGCCAAGACGCGCAAGCAGGAGGCATTCCTGTTCGTGCTCGATGGCGCTCAGGCCGTGCCATGGCAAGACAAGGCCACGGGCCTGATCAGCGATGGCAAGACCGACACCTATGACCGCGCCATCGAAGCCATCCTGGGCAAGCCGGAAGTATTCTTCACGGCCCAGTTCAGCGCCCAGGGCAAGCAGCCCATCGGCAAGATGACGGCCGGCGAGGTCAAAACCTTGCTGGGCCAGATGCTGGGGATGGACAAGACCGCAGCGCTGGGCGCCAAGTCGCAGGCCCTGGTCAAGGAACTGCGACCCCACCTGAACATCGCCCATGACACCGTGGCACGCTTGCAGACCCAGGTCGGCACTGAAGATGCGGGGCATACGATCGCGTCCCTGCAGGCCAACGCCCAGAGCACGGCGCAAGGGCGCCAGGCGCTGCGCAAGCAGCGCGATGAAGCCATTGCCGCATGGGGAGTTGCCAAGCGCGAATTCCAGATGCAGGAGCAAAACCGCGCAGCACGCGCGGCGCTGCACAAGCAGATCGAAGAGGCCAGGGCGGCGAGTGTCGCCAAGCGGTCGGAAATCCAGCAACGGCACGAGTCTGAGAGCCGCAAACTGCGCGAGCAGCTCGCACAGTCGAATCGGGCGGTGCAGGTCGCAGCGGGCGTCGAGCAGGATCTCGTCAGGCGCATTGCCGACCAAGAGCTTCTGGCCTCCCAGGCCGGTCAACTGGCCGCTGCTGAAGGGCAGTGGCAGGCACTGACGGCCAGGCGCGAACCGCTGCAGCAGTCGATGGCCGCGCGGCAGCCGGCGATCGACAAGCTCGGTGGCATCCGTGCCGCCATCGCCGAACTGCAACAGGAACTGGCCCGAACCCAGTCCAGCGGCGAGCACATCGCGGTCGCGCTGGAGAAGGTCAAGGCCACGGCGGCATTGCTCGGTGAAGTCCCATGCCAAGGCAGCGCCATGGCGCGCCAGTGCAAACTGCTGGCACAAGCCAACAGGGCGGCCGCAGAGATGCAATCGGTATCGGTCAAGCTGGAAGACGTGCGCCGGGCCTGGAAAGAGGGCAGGGCGAGCGTCAAGAGCAAGACCGCTGAACTCGATGCACTGCTGGCGCAAGAGGCGCACGCGAAAAAAGAGGGTGAAGAACTCGCCGGCCTGGAGCGCAGCATCGCGCAGCTTACTGCCCAGATCGCAAAAAAGCAGTATGTCGATGCGGCCATCCTGGAGCTGCCTGCGCTGCGCGAGAAGCTGAGGCAGGCCCAAGCAGAACTGGCCAGTGCCCGTGGCCATGTCGCGCCATTGCAGGCCAGGCTCGATACCTTGGCCCAGTCGCAGGCGGCGGATTTGCGGGCCTTCGATGACGCGGCAGCGCAAGAGGGCAAACGCTTGCGCGAGCAACTCGACAACCTGCCGCAGGTGCTCGGGCAAGGCGATCTCCAGGCCGCCGAAGACCGCGTCAAGGACATCGATGCGCTCGATGCCCAGGCCAAGGCGAGCGAGGATCGGCTTGCCCAGGCAATCCGTGATGAGGCATCGAAAGCCGAGCGCATCGCCCAAGCCAGGCAAGACTTGAACCGGGCCCAGGCTGCCGTCAATGCGATCAGCGCGGAAATCGCCTGGTGGACCCTGCTGGGCAAGGCGCTGGGTACGGACGGAATCATCGCCATGGAAATCGACGATGCCGGCCCGGCCATCGCGCTGCTGGCCAACCAGTTGCTGCAGGACTGCTACGGCGGGCGGTTTCAGATTTCGCTGCAGACCCAGGCCAAGACGGCAGCCGGCATCCGCAAAGAGGCGTTCCTGATCCAGGTCGAAGACACCCATCGCGGCGAGAGCAAGCTGCTCGATGCGATGTCCGGTGGCGAGAAGGTGTGGATCAACGAATGCCTGGTGCGGGCCATTGCGCTGTACATGGCGCAGAGCGCCGACACGAAGTTCGAGACGCTGTTCTCCGACGAAAGCGACGGCTCGCTCGACCCCGAACGCAAGCGGCAGTTCATGCAAATGAAGCGGGCCGTGCTGGAACGCGGAGGCTATTCGCAAGAGTACCTGATCACGCAAACGCCGCAGTTGCTGGATATGTGCGATGCCGTCATCGACGTGGGCGCGATTTGA
- a CDS encoding nucleotidyl transferase AbiEii/AbiGii toxin family protein, protein MLRPCRMKDYFDLWILLTEDVLETAELRRAVETTFDRRKLAMPSTLPSGLSDAFVQDAAKQR, encoded by the coding sequence ATGCTCCGGCCCTGCCGCATGAAGGACTACTTCGATCTCTGGATACTGCTGACCGAGGATGTTTTGGAAACCGCCGAATTGCGCCGCGCAGTCGAGACCACGTTCGATCGACGGAAACTGGCGATGCCCAGCACCCTCCCCTCGGGCTTGAGCGATGCATTCGTGCAGGATGCCGCCAAGCAAAGGTAA
- a CDS encoding AAA family ATPase, with the protein MVRLALTEQTEDVRLFAARLVRKYRGTAPDLAEQLKLFLKSKPARRVSPMRKLSPQPSATHALPVDDESRLSLLKVFKDTPTKDAPLLSSDVEDVLGQLIAERRQSDRLRAMGLTPTRSAIFVGPPGVGKTLTARWLATQLKVPLYVLDLTAVMSSLLGKSGANLRAAIDFAKRESCVLLLDEIDAIAKRRSDDTDVGELKRLVTVILQEVDEWPSSSVLLAATNHPELIDPALWRRFDLVVQFKTPDEQALKEAVKRFLGPDYALFARWIDILVFAFAGHSFSDIERDVQRFRRAVALGTTTDADLVEDFMKARALALDRQGRIDLAVMLAKQTRLSQHTVSDITGVSRDTIRKYTNETPAARKAAPRRKADA; encoded by the coding sequence ATGGTTCGCTTGGCTCTGACCGAGCAGACGGAAGATGTGCGCCTGTTCGCGGCGCGGCTGGTCCGCAAGTACCGTGGGACGGCGCCCGACCTCGCCGAACAGCTCAAACTGTTCCTGAAGTCGAAGCCGGCACGCAGAGTTTCTCCCATGCGCAAGCTGTCGCCCCAGCCGTCGGCGACCCACGCCTTGCCGGTAGACGACGAATCCCGCCTCTCGCTCCTGAAGGTGTTCAAGGACACGCCGACGAAAGACGCGCCGCTGCTGTCCAGCGATGTCGAGGATGTCTTGGGACAACTCATCGCCGAGCGCCGGCAGAGTGATCGGCTGCGGGCCATGGGGCTGACGCCGACCCGCTCAGCCATCTTTGTGGGGCCGCCTGGGGTGGGCAAGACGCTTACGGCCCGCTGGTTGGCTACGCAGTTGAAGGTGCCGCTGTACGTGCTCGACCTGACCGCCGTGATGAGCAGCCTGCTGGGCAAGAGCGGCGCCAACCTGCGGGCGGCCATCGACTTCGCAAAGCGCGAGTCCTGCGTGCTGCTGCTGGATGAGATCGACGCTATTGCCAAGCGGCGCAGCGATGACACCGACGTGGGCGAACTCAAGCGCCTGGTCACGGTGATCCTGCAGGAGGTCGACGAATGGCCTTCCAGCAGCGTATTGCTGGCGGCCACCAATCACCCGGAGTTGATCGATCCGGCGTTGTGGCGCCGTTTCGACTTGGTGGTCCAGTTCAAGACACCCGATGAGCAGGCCCTCAAGGAAGCCGTCAAGCGCTTCCTCGGACCGGACTACGCCCTCTTTGCGCGCTGGATCGACATCCTGGTGTTTGCATTCGCCGGGCACTCGTTCAGCGACATCGAGCGCGATGTGCAGCGCTTCCGGCGTGCCGTGGCTCTGGGCACGACCACCGACGCCGACTTGGTCGAGGACTTTATGAAGGCACGCGCCTTGGCGCTCGACAGGCAGGGCCGCATCGATCTGGCGGTGATGCTTGCCAAGCAGACCCGCTTGTCCCAGCACACCGTCTCCGACATCACCGGGGTGAGCCGGGACACGATCCGCAAGTACACCAACGAGACACCTGCGGCACGAAAGGCCGCGCCCCGGAGAAAGGCTGACGCATGA
- the ssb gene encoding single-stranded DNA-binding protein, which produces MASVNKAIIVGYLGRDPEMRTFPSGDQVATVSIATTDRWKDKQTGQLKEATEWHRAVFNGRLAEIAGQYLRKGAQVYVEGSLRTRKWTDKDGVDRYSTEIRADQMKMLGSRDHGASSAGSPAGPADNGSKYPGQHGKSSESNEMQAAAATHSFQNGNPEDYDDDIPF; this is translated from the coding sequence ATGGCATCCGTGAACAAAGCCATCATCGTCGGCTATCTGGGCCGCGACCCCGAAATGCGCACCTTCCCCAGCGGGGACCAGGTCGCCACCGTCAGCATTGCCACCACCGACAGGTGGAAAGACAAGCAGACCGGTCAATTGAAGGAGGCCACCGAGTGGCACCGCGCGGTCTTCAATGGCCGCCTGGCCGAGATCGCCGGCCAGTACTTGCGCAAGGGCGCGCAGGTGTACGTGGAAGGCAGTCTGCGTACCCGCAAGTGGACCGACAAGGACGGCGTGGACAGGTACAGCACCGAGATCCGCGCGGATCAGATGAAGATGCTCGGCTCTCGTGACCATGGCGCCTCGTCTGCCGGCTCTCCCGCTGGCCCTGCCGATAACGGCAGCAAATATCCGGGTCAACACGGCAAGAGTAGTGAATCGAACGAGATGCAGGCCGCTGCGGCTACGCATTCGTTCCAGAATGGCAATCCCGAAGATTACGACGACGATATCCCGTTCTAG